atcTCTGAGAATCGTATCATTGAATGAACATACCTGCGAGGAATGTTGTGCCTCTTCATAACACGAATAAAGACcatttaaaacacataatcgtaaaaaaagttaagtaaaaatacgtaaaaacgATGTTTGGGTACTTCCTAATTGCTacatttagaattaaatataaacaaaatactagGGCCGTGGCGTAGTATTATTCGATTACTAATCTACAcgaatgattatattattatgtttaactacTTATtggttacaaatttaaaacgtgaattaaacattattattttagaaattcagTTAAGAGCTTATCACTAAAATACTTTGTATTTTacaagaattaataaaataatttatgatgaaCATTAAAACGTGAGAAAATAAAAGACTATAATTGCAGACTGTATTTGGAACATGGGTACATTTGTATTGGACATGATTAAACGTTGGGGGAATATTGAGACATCCCTTTTTCCAAGAACAGACCACccgcatatacctatattatgtgttaaagATTTATATTCCTCTACCACTATTTCACGTTATAAATCTGAAtgcaataacaaaaattatcacCAAAAGAAATTCTGGGAATCGTATGTATATTACTGTATGTATTGTGTTGCTTCTATTGACCACAACatgttttatagatttaattgggaaataatttcaaaatattaacataatatatgatagtttttaatgtttttattgttataatttattcattcaaataataataatcaataataacatgGTATGTAAGTGAGTACCGCTTTGCTGTACCTTAAGAAAGAATGGGTCACTATAATGAGTATGTTAGTTAAACTTAAATTCACCGACTAACGAATAACGATTATGAGCGGAAATGGTCCATCAGTCTATAAAGTATACtaccatattatgatatgttttttttgatGGAGCTATTAAAATCACCAGGGCCGGCTCAAGGTATAGGCGAGCTCCTGCCTAGTGCGGACCTTTAGAAGGGGcggcattatttttaaaattaactcatacatttttttttatttctatcggtgttatatatatatatatataaggaaaatattttaaaacatttatttgcgATCAAATCTATCTCAAGACCAATAATTAGTaggtgaaaaatattttaaaaagcaataaatatatgattatattatgacttcttaaaatataaataagtgtaCCTAATGACTTTATAATCAGTTATATAACTGTACAACtatgacattaaaaataattatattattataatagtataaaatattatatcaattgtatataactcaaaatatattttgatatagttatatataagttCTGTAACTagcataataaagtaaaaataaattcacagtacctacctataaataatgtttttttttgtaattaaatggcctgtatatatcaatttttatttacaataagatcaagtgatgaaaatatattaatttatgattatagagACTGGGGACTTGTGAAAAAAAGCCATTTATTGATGGAATTTTGTGATATGAAtggaataatgtttttttaatataaaaaaaataattgatataatattgaaaacactaagtaataaattaataatttcgtcTTAAAATGtctacacaaaataatagaatttttacattttttagatttgatGGTTTTAGTGTAAAATAGTTAAGAAAAATCgagtaatcaaattttaaatttaagataaaaatgatgaatttctaagtaaaaaatagttttatatttttagaataatcttataagatattaaaataattattgtagtaggtatcttgtattcaattttcaaaaattttgacccaacgaataatttattatcgacATTCATagaaaagaaacaaaataaaaattgaaaatttctcatgcttaaaaataacccaaaaacaattaaaaatgctttgaaaattttatattattatgaaaataataaaaaaattagtcaagtgagtaacgctctgctgtatatagtataggttagtagtaggtcactataaaggatgtattaaatttgaatccaataatcaatattcaatgtatcattgtatacaaaaaacgattctgaacggagatgatttatcaatttataggatatattttccagtgggtagtgaaaaaggtggtttatgtttaaataacctGAAAAacccaaaatttaagttccataataattattgtaagcggAACTTacggaaaatcttgtattaaattttaaacacttggctacttatacaacatttttatacattttaactacaaaataatttgaaaatattcatgattttgacaaattttgtcaatatttgaactttataataaaaaattgtgtccATGTATTCTTATCATTTTTGGATAATTATAAGACTTACTCATGaggaactttttattaaattttcaagtattatgACAtagacaaaattttttatcaaaatttatataaaaaaaaaaaactaaacaaaaacgaatattatttaacgtatTACACTTTAAACACACTACatgattatttaacataaaagaTACACACTCaacacatataaaatatacaataataataagttatatgaaacgttgtattaattttaaagtttttttgggcaccaaatatttttttatcgtcactttaaaaaaaattcttagaaaaatagaaaatttcagttgtctatacttaaataatttaaaaaagccaaaatattttgaaaatttagcaGTACGAGTATAGATAACACtcaaataaacatttgatgaaaatctcaattatttattattattcttttttaaaaatacaataaaaaaccaGAAATGGATTGaggagaaataattattttacaagtgaatatattgaatatcataaacatttcaaatgttcataaataaataatttgatcttccagtagaatttttattttcatataaaggtttaaaaactaattaagaaCCTTATTGTATTCTAGTATTCAGTTTTTAGATCcaaggtatataaaaaaaaatgtctataaaagaatttactaattatcatgattattaagtattaagtaaaaattcttTCTTTAAacgcgtataaaaaaaatgctgcAATGGATTTtcgattgtattttaatagagaaattaacaacttataatgagttttgtattaaattatcatttattatcgatttttataaaaaaaattcttatacctataaaaagctcaaaaatagtcaaaatattttgaaaattttactataaataaaaaacgatacaacaaatgtatttcaaatatctacGGCTATTTCGTTATTgagttacataaaaaaaaacaaaatcgatttgtTAATAATCGAACTGTCGaaaaaattctcatttttctttaattttttgtttatttttccctaattataaaattatgtataaccaCTCTCAAGTACAAACGAGAtccaattttatgtatataaaaaaaaacacccctggttttaaaaatagaagcaTTTTATCGACAACTTATCGCGCACTCATCAACAGAAACACATTgtgaaatcaatacattcgtTGCTTCAATTAGAatctaatatactatatatcataatattgaatcttataaatttgatatgacaatattaatacaatatttcattatgaaatatttttttcgttaattaaaatggaaaaatataacgaataacttttaatttttaactcaaatGGAAACCTAtacttttgaattataactatattatagtaatcttAACtggtgattttaaaaaatatattgaatcaaaaattatttattaacagttaaaaaatacatattatttgctACTTAGTATggcaaataaacaattttaatacactctattattaaaagaacCCGTTGTTTTGGTATTTCCAACCATGAGAACACCCAAGATTAGAGAGCCTAAATCAGAGATTCTCAACCCGGGTGTCGCTAACTTTTTTTGGGGTTCCgcgaaattatttgaaatgtactttttattatattatttatgcaataataattaataataaaaaaatatagttaattttcaatgtaataatttgttttataaaatataatatgtatactgtataatgtataatatattatatctacatcTAACTActtgtatttatacttttgcACTGTTAAATAAAACCGAAGTTGTCAATAGGGTGCCTccgaatttttagaaaatgactATGGGTGCCGTGAATCAAAAAAAGTTGGGAACCTCAAGCCTAGATAATAAGAGAGTGGACAACTAGGGTGATAGCAGTCATTTATCGTTCAAACATTTCCcgcctttttttaaatttaaacacttcAGCTATAATAGGGGTATCACACTAACTTTTTAGCTTATAAAGTCATAACCTTATTATAGCCAGTGTTGTTTGAGCACacttagtaatataaataataagtgaaataaacttattcataactaaatatagtttaagtaatataatacttcataataattttaaaatataaaaattgagtaTAAGAGTATAAGAGTATAAATTGAgtacattgattttattaatgcttcataatataagtatgcataaataaaaaaaaaattgttttgtatatattatattgttaaaagtgcaaaaataagaatattttacaatattatgcaatatcataattcataatactattactgtaatacattaaaacagtatttaatatagtacttGAATGTATAACAAAATGCAGGTACTTccttttcaatataatatatatttgttacaaaaattaaacttcagaaaactttagaataattttaataaacgcaaaaaacctaataaattagatgagtaaatcgtaatataaatacgaataaaaattgtatttggaCTATTAACGATGTTCATAATCAATGATAACAGCCAGCCAATAGAAAACGTTTATCGAGTTGACCActctcttttattattatatagacttTCTACCCAAGATCATTTCCTCTCTTTGAGTAAACCATACCAAAATATCTCAGATATTACATTTCTGACCTCTCATTCGTGGCTCCCCAAGCCATTTCATCTTTAATCTCGTTTATCTCCTAACTTCCTTATTTagattgttaattatattttattgatttttataattttccataatatttataattatattgataaatataatatattataattgattgatatatttttaaataaaaccaatgaaataaatgtacaaaacaaaataaaaggaaaaatattGGATGCAATTGTATACtttgattgtatatttaattttgatcacATCTCTTATAAACCACAATTTaggtatcattaaaattactcACTTTGGTAACATTTTACTAATACGTGAAAACTAACTAgccacaatttatattaaaatcgattAAGAGACATAGCTTACAAGTTATTTTCTATTCAGATAAACAAGTTAAGTAACTTTACTGATTTACAAGGAATTAATGCTGTATTAATatcttgtaataaattatagtatcattttatactgaaataaaaacttatcaaGAAATTGACCTTTGTATGACTCATGTATTCAAGTTATAATAATCAGATAGGtactacaattaattattaataatacgtgtATATTAACTCTAAATCAAGAGATCATTGagaaatgaaaatacaatttacttaaCAGTTTAAAGTGTTTATACCACAAAGATTAAaactagtatataataactttagcTTTGAAATATGGATTTGAATTTTAGTGTTGATATCATACTATTTTCTATAGTCATAAaaaacattcataatatttgttctaGCATGAAATATTACTGCTTAATACTCTTATATTGCCAATATCTAACCATgccaatagttaatatttagtaaaaataaaatataatattgttctataaatataatacattttactatgtatcttatattttatataatatatataataggtatatacaatgtattaaaaatgtattataaataactactaCGCGATCAATGATAGGAgtctagttttatattaaaaagataatttcattcataaaaatattagattatttcatgtctaataaaaataataatatattaaaccagCAGTttccaaacttttttatttcacaggtccccaaaaataaaaatattgaaccacACCTcccttgaataaataaaacaatattttttataagtgtatagtactatattagtatagcgtgtacaatatcaaaatttacttAGCACTTACCTTGAGCATTGCGCTTCAAAGTTTGATAACCAgtacattaaacattaatttttaatttttataatatacagagtaTGGCAAAAGTCGGTTCATGTCGGTTTTTGTTTTCGACACTCAACGCTCAACGAATATGAAGAAAGAGTGCACAGATAACAATGGCAGATGGTTATATTTTCAGTATGAATGATTATCCTTGAGGAATGGTTAATGTGTTGTAATTGTTGCATAGACATCATGCAGTGGTGTGTGTCAACCTGACACCGACTTTTGCAGCACTCTGTTATTTATGAGCTTAcatgtaattgttttaaaccgtataacttaattattttatatattttattatttatccaacaaatgttatacttaatgcaacaatattaagttttgaataaaaaaagtatttgtttataatattgtattattataggtctCTTACCTAGCACTATTAAACGTGGAAGAAGGTGATGAATCAACAGCTCCAAATGCTATACCAACAGCCAAACCCTCAGGGATATTATGTACAGTGATAGCAATtatgagtaataatatacgtttccAACTACATGCTTTCACATCACTATCACATTCTATTTCAGTATATTCTGGAGGAGGATGTGTAGCTTTATAACATCGTTGTCGAGCATCTGAAGTCTCTATAAAACagattaatatacaattactataagacataaatataaaatgtgaaaaattgaaaacaaaaacaatttaattatcaaaatattgaataaaattatattttaataaacttaatgtgtttttataatataaattaaaaatattattaacatttaaattatgtaaaatgttatttcaaatatttattgtaagaaataataagctacctatataattttaaaataatttttttgtttagggAAATAAGATAAGTTTTtagttaatgtaatatttgcaATCGGAGGCGTATTTAGGCTGAAGCCTAGAGCAACGAGATTGGAAGGCAGcaaattttaacgattttttattttacaaaataacaaaagtatttttcattttatgaaataaaatgtaactaaTTTATCGCTCGCTCAAAATTAAACAGTTACAATCTATATTACATACacatgtacctactatattatacatactataataatagatataataaattgtttatttaaatatgttttataaataattgtaggaAAGATGGGTGGAGGCTGCGAATTATAAAGTGCCTATAGGCGGAAAAACcttaaatacgccactgtttgcaataactaataaacaataaacctactaatgtatttacaaacaaaaatataacacaaacatttgtatactataaagCAAAACTAAATTTCACAACAaaaccttaattttttttttttaagtcaagTAAGTTTagtattcttaaatatttattacaaatagtaGGTCTAAATGAAGATAGAAACCGACTGAACTATGTCTAATGAGTTATaagatcaaaattataaattgtactgaattttaatatattttattaaaagaatatcaaaagaaattttaatttttagactaTTAAGTTGTTCATAACAATTTGGGAATTAGTAACAAGGACTgttcaaaaatatctaatttaataagatatttttgaataaatataactaaatatttattaattttatacaaatcaaatttagaattttataagaaaataagtttaaaaagtaCATAATCATTAATTCCAATTTTGATTCTTATGaagatattaacataaaaaaattgtccacagaaaattaatcatacaaatttttaaacattataatatgttttaaacataacatacatagttataatttatagcattaTTCTAAAATCCTGAGGAAAATAGTGGTTTGCTTTGATTCATATtgcaaatacaatttattttgttttatattctacatataatgaatatttaactttttaattgtctttttaaaaataattttgttttttagtagtaaacataaaataaaatattcagttaACATATGCTATTAGTTTCAAAAATGTgtaacaacttaaaatatttttaaataaatgaatttagcTACAGTTCTTACCATCTGTTATTCCAATTGATTGttgattatttgtataataagtattctGTGTATCAGAAtcacatttaaatttcttttttgaacACTGATTTGCTtctaacaaacaaaaaataaataaataaataaaaataatgtgaaacaaagtatcataaaaattataaatgttataaagtataccttataataaaatatttttcttaaaaatataatttaaagtaacaataaatgctttaatagtataaatgatattattttaggaaaactacttgtttattattgatatttaatgaattatttaaaatgctgtgctagttaaatataacaaattgtttCAGTATAAACTTTagtcatatataaatatgaatacatatttacctggtatcaaaatattaagtacgtCCATTTCATACAATGATATGAATAAGTctgataaatatacaaaaaatgcacCAAATACAAAACCAACAAGTGCTGGTATAAATGAAAACTGTCCATCATTTCCATAGGTACTATCTTGTCCAGCGAGTTCAATTGCTGGTGCCAACAGCGACCAATATGATGCAGCTATCATCACACCACTTGAGAATCCCAAGCTTCCATCCAATAACTTCCTCTGAAATAgtcataaattacaaattacaaattatattttaaatataaagttgtAGTATTGAAGGAAAAATCCACAAAAAGTTAAGAACCCATATTTACTTGTGTACCGCTGAATACCAGGATTAAACTGGAACCGACAGCCGTTAAGCCCCATGTGAACAAAGTGCCGAATAGTGTCTGTACAACCGGGCTGAAGTTTTGTAACATGATGGATACTTCCAAATTTTGGACAGGCCGGTTGAGAACCTTTTAGAAGACGAATGTGTCGAAATCGTCTCAACTCATCAGAATCAA
The DNA window shown above is from Aphis gossypii isolate Hap1 chromosome 2, ASM2018417v2, whole genome shotgun sequence and carries:
- the LOC114119020 gene encoding zinc transporter ZIP11, encoding MLQNFSPVVQTLFGTLFTWGLTAVGSSLILVFSGTQRKLLDGSLGFSSGVMIAASYWSLLAPAIELAGQDSTYGNDGQFSFIPALVGFVFGAFFVYLSDLFISLYEMDVLNILIPEANQCSKKKFKCDSDTQNTYYTNNQQSIGITDETSDARQRCYKATHPPPEYTEIECDSDVKACSWKRILLLIIAITVHNIPEGLAVGIAFGAVDSSPSSTFNSARNLAMGIGIQNFPEGLAVSLPLQAAGCSKWKSFWYGQLSGMVEPIAGLVGIFAVSLIKPLLPYALAFAAGAMIYVVVNDIIPESNSSGNGKLASWCCIVGFAVMMSLDVGLG